A single window of Colletes latitarsis isolate SP2378_abdomen chromosome 6, iyColLati1, whole genome shotgun sequence DNA harbors:
- the LOC143342412 gene encoding uncharacterized protein LOC143342412 isoform X1, whose protein sequence is MCTVRNKESVSHRSTISPERRRAESASKKVHKRWVQLRNNRNPASMSLAVRCKDQSEHERGRRREARLTRVKQRVADLLRRIVDLAGRDRENDGQYQGRPKMVDAPRPSTIFFRGQVPNRIINPIV, encoded by the exons ATGTGTACCGTACGAAACAAAGAGTCGGTTAGTCATCGTTCGACCATCTCGCCGGAACGGAGACGCGCCGAGTCAGCGTCGAAGAAGGTACACAAACGTTGGGTGCAATTAAGGAACAATCGG AATCCCGCTTCAATGAGCCTCGCCGTGCGATGCAAGGATCAAAGCGAGCACGAAAGGGGGAGACGGAGAGAGGCTCGGCTGACACGAGTCAAACAACGTGTAGCGGATCTTCTACGCAG GATCGTCGACCTTGCCGGTAGAGATAGAGAAaacgatggccaataccaggggAGACCAAAAATGGTGGATGCTCCAAGACCGTCGACAATATTTTTCCGTGGCCAAGTTCCCAACAGGATCATTAATCCAATTGTCTGA
- the LOC143342412 gene encoding uncharacterized protein LOC143342412 isoform X2 — MCTVRNKESVSHRSTISPERRRAESASKKVHKRWVQLRNNRNPASMSLAVRCKDQSEHERGRRREARLTRVKQRVADLLRRSRAIRRKRIPGEKEKKKTGTVSSGYARLRSRFAEFCRGKSPL; from the exons ATGTGTACCGTACGAAACAAAGAGTCGGTTAGTCATCGTTCGACCATCTCGCCGGAACGGAGACGCGCCGAGTCAGCGTCGAAGAAGGTACACAAACGTTGGGTGCAATTAAGGAACAATCGG AATCCCGCTTCAATGAGCCTCGCCGTGCGATGCAAGGATCAAAGCGAGCACGAAAGGGGGAGACGGAGAGAGGCTCGGCTGACACGAGTCAAACAACGTGTAGCGGATCTTCTACGCAG AAGCCGCGCGATTAGGAGAAAAAGGATACCAGGCGAGAAGGAAAAGAAGAAAACAGGAACCGTGTCCTCCGGGTACGCGCGTCTACGTTCCAGATTCGCGGAATTCTGTCGTGGAAAATCACCATTATAA
- the LOC143342412 gene encoding uncharacterized protein LOC143342412 isoform X3 translates to MCTVRNKESVSHRSTISPERRRAESASKKNPASMSLAVRCKDQSEHERGRRREARLTRVKQRVADLLRRIVDLAGRDRENDGQYQGRPKMVDAPRPSTIFFRGQVPNRIINPIV, encoded by the exons ATGTGTACCGTACGAAACAAAGAGTCGGTTAGTCATCGTTCGACCATCTCGCCGGAACGGAGACGCGCCGAGTCAGCGTCGAAGAAG AATCCCGCTTCAATGAGCCTCGCCGTGCGATGCAAGGATCAAAGCGAGCACGAAAGGGGGAGACGGAGAGAGGCTCGGCTGACACGAGTCAAACAACGTGTAGCGGATCTTCTACGCAG GATCGTCGACCTTGCCGGTAGAGATAGAGAAaacgatggccaataccaggggAGACCAAAAATGGTGGATGCTCCAAGACCGTCGACAATATTTTTCCGTGGCCAAGTTCCCAACAGGATCATTAATCCAATTGTCTGA